One window of the Sebastes umbrosus isolate fSebUmb1 chromosome 1, fSebUmb1.pri, whole genome shotgun sequence genome contains the following:
- the igfn1.1 gene encoding immunoglobulin-like and fibronectin type III domain-containing protein 1.1 isoform X3 — MWKKSKVTDQTAAGQAGIKIKSKVPGVMITQFKEELPEGMTTPDFTRKPIALTIQEGKFAVFKAKIVGTPTPTVTWSRANGEIHFHPDVCQQKYDEVSEEHTIEFPKVTPEDADTYKCFATNEHGKAVCTVVLNVIEVGFSKTKELQKKQGEDVADIKKKLKKRNPDGTREEKPMESEEKVWEILLSAEKKDYERICADYGITDFRRMLKKLTEMKKEREEEIAEFVTHISTLKHIEVNDDDCATFELDMDLKDPTSKLFLYKNGVMVPFTQEESDSKKHNLKQVGKKYIFTIKNLGKEDAGLYSVDVGGVNVFSTDFKVPECDFAVKIQEVKAEERQDALFQCVLTAPMNELRWLGKNTPLTNDEKHEITVSEDKLIHKLLVRDCLPLDAGIYVAVAGIKSCNAWLVVDVDKDPANKGKKATRKTTMAGGGNDEDLLKIAKEQQEKYQKELEEKLEMAKKAQAEREVAEAAARVEAEAAKKTAAEEKAAALAAAKAAAKAKKEAAAKDRAADEAADAAARKNKKKQAGAADGSGGTGGAGGVGDAGGEDGGVDGTGAGAKGRAGGGAGGGEGEDDSFGDSDGGEGVGEGDGGEGGEGGEGGGKGGRRKKRDGPLVPDTVIDPGVHFHAGLSDCKAIVGEAAELECKVSSEDCVGIWYKDGEEITSSDGITITKDGTFHRLKIHKVTEDFAGKYKFEADGRKTESMIVVEDPPRFCAEELEAFKKPVIVKKGHKATFKLPYVGRDPIKIQWYLDGEELSDESNIKLEHTEGSTRLLLSKLQRKDSGEVKIKLKNEFGSIEAYSQLVVTDKPTPPMGPLEIVEATASAIDFKWRPPKDSGGCKIDNYILERQQVGRNTWKKVGPIGPEATYRDTDVDHGRRYCFRIRVETEMGTSELMETEDIQAGTKAYPAAPSAPKVVSAFKNCITLSWTPPSDTGGTNILGYNIEKRKKGSNLWGQVNPPDEMIKGKEYGVKDVVEGMQYEFRVSAINNSGAGESSTPSEFVFARDPKKPPGKVIDFKVTDSTYTTLCLAWTKPKDIEKVEDEAKGYFIEIRPAENTEWDRCNPNAITMNTYTVKGLKSMGMYWVRAIATNDGGEGKPQELDNYILATPPPVRPRFTDAKIKSFMVVRAGNSARFNINFEASPWPEVVWLKDGSPLPKKVTISNAEGTSQLLIPSAERGDTGIYNIIVKNFVGQESYSIEIRVTDEPKPPGPVDTDENVPGTVTVSWTPSPDEKRDDRLHYMVTKRDSSKRTWMTVADHIFNNKFTACNIMPGREYQFRVYAKNDMGSSKPSESPKWLISCKKEKFTVTVPATKPCDLQCPPKFLVPLKLHTAPNGYECYMSCAIKGDPTPHVTWLRNNISLNTNTNYFISNTCGVCSLLILTVGPKDCGEYKIVVENAIGRAECSTKLTVREF; from the exons GCATCAAGATAAAGTCGAAGGTGCCCGGTGTCATGATAACGCAGTTCAAGGAGGAACTTCCAGAGGGAATGACAACTCCAGATTTCACCCGCAAACCCATTGCTCTGACTATTCAAGAGG GTAAATTTGCAGTCTTTAAGGCCAAAATAGTGGGCACCCCAACACCTACTGTAACATGGAGCAGAGCAAACggagaaatacattttcatccCGACGTGTGCCAGCAAAAGTATGATGAAGTATCTGAAGAACATACCATTGAG TTTCCTAAGGTCACTCCAGAGGATGCTGACACCTACAAGTGTTTTGCAACAAATGAACATGGAAAGGCAGTTTGCACTGTCGTCTTGAATGTTATTGAGG TTGGATTCTCTAAGACCAAGGAACTTCAGAAGAAACAAGGAGAAG ATGTTGCGGACAtcaaaaaaaagcttaaaaaacg TAATCCTGATGGAACACGTGAGGAAAAGCCGATGGAGTCCGAGGAAAAGGTCTGGGAAATTCTCCttagtgcagaaaaaaaagattacgaGCGCATCTGTGCTGATTACGGTATCACAGACTTCCGTCGCATGCTGAAGAAACTCACTGaaatgaagaaagagagagaggaggagattgcAGAG tTTGTTACACACATCAGTACACTGAAACATATTGAAGTCAATGATGACGACTGTGCAACATTTGAGCTGGACATGGACCTCAAGGACCCTACCAGCAAACTTTTCCTGTACAAG AATGGCGTCATGGTTCCATTCACCCAAGAAGAAAGCGATTCGAAGAAGCATAATTTAAAACAAGTTGGCAAGAAATATATATTCACAATTAAAAATCTAGGTAAAGAAGATGCTGGACTCTACTCAGTGGATGTTGGGGGCGTCAATGTATTCTCCACTGATTTTAAAG TGCCTGAATGTGATTTTGCTGTCAAAATACAAGAGGTTAAGGCAGAAGAACGACAAGACGCCCTCTTTCAATGTGTCTTGACTGCACCTATGAATGAGCTCAGATGGTTGGGTAAAAACACTCCGCTGACAAATGATGAGAAACATGAAATCACTGTTTCTGAAGATAAGCTCATCCACAAGTTGCTGGTGCGGGACTGTTTGCCTTTGGACGCCGGTATCTATGTTGCTGTAGCAGGAATAAAATCCTGCAATGCCTGGCTTGTAGTTGACG TTGACAAGGATCCCGCCAACAAGGGCAAGAAGGCAACTCGCAAAACTACTATGGCTGGAGGTGGAAATGATGAAGATCTGCTGAAAATAGCTAAGGAACAGCaggaaaaatatcagaaagaaTTGGAAGAAAAACTGGAAATGGCCAAGAAAGCTCAAGCAGAGAGAGAAGTAGCAGAAGCAGCTGCCCGAGTAGAGGCTGAAGCAGCTAAAAAGACAGCGGCTGAAGAAAAAGCTGCAGCCTTAGCTGCAGCTAAGGCTGCTGCAAAGGCAAAGAAGGAAGCGGCCGCGAAGGATAGAGCTGCCGATGAAGCTGCCGATGCAGCTGCaaggaaaaataagaaaaaacaagcTGGTGCTGCCGATGGTAGCGGAGGcactggtggtgctggtggtgttggtgatgcaggtggtgaagatggaggagtaGATGGAACTGGAGCTGGAGCTAAAGGCAGAGCTGGGGGTGGAGCCGGAGGTGGTGAAGGTGAAGATGATTCATTTGGAGATTCTGATGGAGGAGAAGGAGTGggagaaggagatggaggagagggaggagagggaggagaaggaggtggaAAAGGAGGGAGACGCAAAAAACGAGATGGTCCACTTGTTCCAGATACAGTGATAG ATCCAGGAGTTCATTTTCATGCTGGGCTTTCTGACTGCAAAGCCATTGTTGGAGAAGCAGCAGAGCTGGAGTGTAAAGTGAGCAGTGAAGACTGTGTGGGAATCTGGTACAAAGATGGAGAAGAG attacttCATCTGACGGTATAACCATTACGAAAGACGGAACTTTCCACAggctgaaaattcacaaagtcACAGAGGATTTCGCTGGAAAATATAAATTTGAAGCAGATGGACGGAAGACAGAGTCCATGATTGTTGTTGAag ATCCGCCAAGATTTTGTGCTGAGGAACTGGAAGCTTTTAAAAAACCTGTAATAGTGAAAAAAGGACACAAAGCTACCTTCAAACTACCTTATGTCGGACGGGATCCAATAAAAATCCAGTGGTACCTTGACGGTGAAGAGCTTTCGGATGAATCAAACATTAAGTTGGAACACACGGAAGGTTCCACCCGTCTGCTTCTAAGCAAGCTGCAGCGCAAGGACAGTGGTGAAGTCAagataaaactcaaaaatgagTTTGGCAGTATTGAGGCCTACAGCCAGCTTGTTGTAACGG ATAAACCCACTCCTCCAATGGGACCTCTGGAGATTGTTGAAGCCACCGCCTCTGCAATTGATTTCAAGTGGAGGCCCCCAAAGGACAGCGGTGGCTGCAAGATAGACAACTACATCCTCGAACGACAACAAGTTGGCCGCAACACCTGGAAGAAGGTGGGGCCAATTGGTCCGGAGGCCACATACAGGGACACTGATGTAGACCACGGCAGGAGGTACTGCTTTCGCATCAGAGTGGAGACTGAAATGGGCACCAGTGAGCTGATGGAAACAGAGGACATTCAAGCCGGAACAAAAG CATACCCTGCTGCTCCATCAGCACCAAAGGTTGTAAGTGCCTTCAAGAACTGCATCACACTCTCTTGGACTCCTCCATCTGACACTGGAGGAACCAATATTCTGGGATACAACATCGAGAAACGCAAGAAGGGCAGCAACCTGTGGGGGCAAGTCAATCCACCTGATGAGATGATCAAAG GTAAGGAATATGGAGTTAAAGATGTGGTCGAGGGCATGCAATATGAATTCCGTGTGTCAGCAATCAACAACTCTGGAGCGGGTGAATCCAGCACACCATCTGAGTTCGTGTTTGCCAGAGATCCTAAAA AGCCTCCTGGTAAAGTCATAGACTTTAAAGTGACAGATTCCACCTACACAACCCTGTGCCTGGCTTGGACCAAACCCAAGGACATTGAGAAGGTTGAGGATGAAGCCAAAGGATATTTTATTGAGATCAGGCCCGCGGAAAACACAGAATGGGATCGCTGCAATCCAAATGCAATAACCATGAATACCTATACAGTGAAAGGCTTGAAGTCAATGGGCATGTACTGGGTGAGAGCCATTGCTACTAatgatggaggagagggaaaaCCACAGGAGCTGGATAATTACATCCTCGCTACGCCCCCTCCTG TGAGGCCACGATTCACAGATGCCAAAATCAAGAGTTTCATGGTTGTGAGAGCAGGAAATTCTGCACGATTCAACATTAACTTTGAG GCCTCTCCTTGGCCTGAGGTCGTCTGGCTGAAAGATGGCTCGCCACTGCCTAAAAAGGTAACCATCAGCAATGCAGAGGGAACATCCCAGCTTCTGATTCCTTCCGCTGAGCGCGGAGATACTGGAATCTACAATATCATTGTCAAGAACTTTGTTGGCCAAGAATCATACAGCATTGAAATTAGAGTCACTG ATGAGCCGAAGCCACCAGGTCCAGTGGACACTGACGAAAATGTGCCCGGCACAGTGACCGTTTCGTGGACCCCATCTCCAGATGAGAAACGTGACGACAGGCTGCACTACATGGTGACTAAGCGTGATTCAAGTAAAAGAACGTGGATGACCGTTGCAGATCACATCTTCAACAATAAATTCACAGCCTGCAACATAATGCCGGGCCGAGAATACCAGTTCAGAGTCTATGCAAAGAATGACATGGGCTCCTCCAAACCGTCTGAATCACCGAAGTGGCTGATTTCATGCAAAAAAG AAAAGTTCACTGTGACCGTGCCTGCAACAAAGCCCTGTGATCTACAGTGTCCTCCCAAATTCCTTGTCCCATTGAAATTGCACACTGCTCCTAATGGGTATGAATGCTACATGAGCTGTGCCATAAAAGGGGATCCAACACCTCATGTGACATGGCTCCGCAACAATATCAGTCTGAATACCAACACTAACTACTTCATCTCCAACACCTGTGGAGTCTGTTCTCTGCTCATATTGACGGTTGGACCTAAAGACTGCGGGGAGTACAAGATTGTTGTAGAAAACGCTATCGGGAGGGCAGAGTGCTCCACTAAACTGACAGTCAGAG aattcTGA
- the igfn1.1 gene encoding immunoglobulin-like and fibronectin type III domain-containing protein 1.1 isoform X1 — MWKKSKVTDQTAAGQAGIKIKSKVPGVMITQFKEELPEGMTTPDFTRKPIALTIQEGKFAVFKAKIVGTPTPTVTWSRANGEIHFHPDVCQQKYDEVSEEHTIEFPKVTPEDADTYKCFATNEHGKAVCTVVLNVIEVGFSKTKELQKKQGEDVADIKKKLKKRNPDGTREEKPMESEEKVWEILLSAEKKDYERICADYGITDFRRMLKKLTEMKKEREEEIAEFVTHISTLKHIEVNDDDCATFELDMDLKDPTSKLFLYKNGVMVPFTQEESDSKKHNLKQVGKKYIFTIKNLGKEDAGLYSVDVGGVNVFSTDFKVPECDFAVKIQEVKAEERQDALFQCVLTAPMNELRWLGKNTPLTNDEKHEITVSEDKLIHKLLVRDCLPLDAGIYVAVAGIKSCNAWLVVDVDKDPANKGKKATRKTTMAGGGNDEDLLKIAKEQQEKYQKELEEKLEMAKKAQAEREVAEAAARVEAEAAKKTAAEEKAAALAAAKAAAKAKKEAAAKDRAADEAADAAARKNKKKQAGAADGSGGTGGAGGVGDAGGEDGGVDGTGAGAKGRAGGGAGGGEGEDDSFGDSDGGEGVGEGDGGEGGEGGEGGGKGGRRKKRDGPLVPDTVIGDNSDEETTDQQGGKSGKKGKRPKKTNVEVEEAVVEASGASGGNGTGPAAGCDEVAENGEGADGGEPAAAGKRSGRARQGPLIVETVSDPGVHFHAGLSDCKAIVGEAAELECKVSSEDCVGIWYKDGEEITSSDGITITKDGTFHRLKIHKVTEDFAGKYKFEADGRKTESMIVVEDPPRFCAEELEAFKKPVIVKKGHKATFKLPYVGRDPIKIQWYLDGEELSDESNIKLEHTEGSTRLLLSKLQRKDSGEVKIKLKNEFGSIEAYSQLVVTDKPTPPMGPLEIVEATASAIDFKWRPPKDSGGCKIDNYILERQQVGRNTWKKVGPIGPEATYRDTDVDHGRRYCFRIRVETEMGTSELMETEDIQAGTKAYPAAPSAPKVVSAFKNCITLSWTPPSDTGGTNILGYNIEKRKKGSNLWGQVNPPDEMIKGKEYGVKDVVEGMQYEFRVSAINNSGAGESSTPSEFVFARDPKKPPGKVIDFKVTDSTYTTLCLAWTKPKDIEKVEDEAKGYFIEIRPAENTEWDRCNPNAITMNTYTVKGLKSMGMYWVRAIATNDGGEGKPQELDNYILATPPPVRPRFTDAKIKSFMVVRAGNSARFNINFEASPWPEVVWLKDGSPLPKKVTISNAEGTSQLLIPSAERGDTGIYNIIVKNFVGQESYSIEIRVTDEPKPPGPVDTDENVPGTVTVSWTPSPDEKRDDRLHYMVTKRDSSKRTWMTVADHIFNNKFTACNIMPGREYQFRVYAKNDMGSSKPSESPKWLISCKKEKFTVTVPATKPCDLQCPPKFLVPLKLHTAPNGYECYMSCAIKGDPTPHVTWLRNNISLNTNTNYFISNTCGVCSLLILTVGPKDCGEYKIVVENAIGRAECSTKLTVREF, encoded by the exons GCATCAAGATAAAGTCGAAGGTGCCCGGTGTCATGATAACGCAGTTCAAGGAGGAACTTCCAGAGGGAATGACAACTCCAGATTTCACCCGCAAACCCATTGCTCTGACTATTCAAGAGG GTAAATTTGCAGTCTTTAAGGCCAAAATAGTGGGCACCCCAACACCTACTGTAACATGGAGCAGAGCAAACggagaaatacattttcatccCGACGTGTGCCAGCAAAAGTATGATGAAGTATCTGAAGAACATACCATTGAG TTTCCTAAGGTCACTCCAGAGGATGCTGACACCTACAAGTGTTTTGCAACAAATGAACATGGAAAGGCAGTTTGCACTGTCGTCTTGAATGTTATTGAGG TTGGATTCTCTAAGACCAAGGAACTTCAGAAGAAACAAGGAGAAG ATGTTGCGGACAtcaaaaaaaagcttaaaaaacg TAATCCTGATGGAACACGTGAGGAAAAGCCGATGGAGTCCGAGGAAAAGGTCTGGGAAATTCTCCttagtgcagaaaaaaaagattacgaGCGCATCTGTGCTGATTACGGTATCACAGACTTCCGTCGCATGCTGAAGAAACTCACTGaaatgaagaaagagagagaggaggagattgcAGAG tTTGTTACACACATCAGTACACTGAAACATATTGAAGTCAATGATGACGACTGTGCAACATTTGAGCTGGACATGGACCTCAAGGACCCTACCAGCAAACTTTTCCTGTACAAG AATGGCGTCATGGTTCCATTCACCCAAGAAGAAAGCGATTCGAAGAAGCATAATTTAAAACAAGTTGGCAAGAAATATATATTCACAATTAAAAATCTAGGTAAAGAAGATGCTGGACTCTACTCAGTGGATGTTGGGGGCGTCAATGTATTCTCCACTGATTTTAAAG TGCCTGAATGTGATTTTGCTGTCAAAATACAAGAGGTTAAGGCAGAAGAACGACAAGACGCCCTCTTTCAATGTGTCTTGACTGCACCTATGAATGAGCTCAGATGGTTGGGTAAAAACACTCCGCTGACAAATGATGAGAAACATGAAATCACTGTTTCTGAAGATAAGCTCATCCACAAGTTGCTGGTGCGGGACTGTTTGCCTTTGGACGCCGGTATCTATGTTGCTGTAGCAGGAATAAAATCCTGCAATGCCTGGCTTGTAGTTGACG TTGACAAGGATCCCGCCAACAAGGGCAAGAAGGCAACTCGCAAAACTACTATGGCTGGAGGTGGAAATGATGAAGATCTGCTGAAAATAGCTAAGGAACAGCaggaaaaatatcagaaagaaTTGGAAGAAAAACTGGAAATGGCCAAGAAAGCTCAAGCAGAGAGAGAAGTAGCAGAAGCAGCTGCCCGAGTAGAGGCTGAAGCAGCTAAAAAGACAGCGGCTGAAGAAAAAGCTGCAGCCTTAGCTGCAGCTAAGGCTGCTGCAAAGGCAAAGAAGGAAGCGGCCGCGAAGGATAGAGCTGCCGATGAAGCTGCCGATGCAGCTGCaaggaaaaataagaaaaaacaagcTGGTGCTGCCGATGGTAGCGGAGGcactggtggtgctggtggtgttggtgatgcaggtggtgaagatggaggagtaGATGGAACTGGAGCTGGAGCTAAAGGCAGAGCTGGGGGTGGAGCCGGAGGTGGTGAAGGTGAAGATGATTCATTTGGAGATTCTGATGGAGGAGAAGGAGTGggagaaggagatggaggagagggaggagagggaggagaaggaggtggaAAAGGAGGGAGACGCAAAAAACGAGATGGTCCACTTGTTCCAGATACAGTGATAG GAGATAATAGTGATGAGGAAACCACAGATCAACAAGGTGGAAAATCTGGGAAAAAAGGAAAACGTCCCAAAAAGACAAATGTGGAGGTTGAAGAAGCTGTTGTTG AAGCGAGTGGTGCCAGTGGTGGTAATGGCACTGGGCCAGCAGCAGGCTGTGATGAAGTTGCTGAAAACGGTGAGGGTGCAGACGGCGGCGAGCCAGCAGCAGCTGGCAAGCGTTCAGGTCGTGCACGGCAAGGCCCATTGATCGTGGAGACAGTTAGTG ATCCAGGAGTTCATTTTCATGCTGGGCTTTCTGACTGCAAAGCCATTGTTGGAGAAGCAGCAGAGCTGGAGTGTAAAGTGAGCAGTGAAGACTGTGTGGGAATCTGGTACAAAGATGGAGAAGAG attacttCATCTGACGGTATAACCATTACGAAAGACGGAACTTTCCACAggctgaaaattcacaaagtcACAGAGGATTTCGCTGGAAAATATAAATTTGAAGCAGATGGACGGAAGACAGAGTCCATGATTGTTGTTGAag ATCCGCCAAGATTTTGTGCTGAGGAACTGGAAGCTTTTAAAAAACCTGTAATAGTGAAAAAAGGACACAAAGCTACCTTCAAACTACCTTATGTCGGACGGGATCCAATAAAAATCCAGTGGTACCTTGACGGTGAAGAGCTTTCGGATGAATCAAACATTAAGTTGGAACACACGGAAGGTTCCACCCGTCTGCTTCTAAGCAAGCTGCAGCGCAAGGACAGTGGTGAAGTCAagataaaactcaaaaatgagTTTGGCAGTATTGAGGCCTACAGCCAGCTTGTTGTAACGG ATAAACCCACTCCTCCAATGGGACCTCTGGAGATTGTTGAAGCCACCGCCTCTGCAATTGATTTCAAGTGGAGGCCCCCAAAGGACAGCGGTGGCTGCAAGATAGACAACTACATCCTCGAACGACAACAAGTTGGCCGCAACACCTGGAAGAAGGTGGGGCCAATTGGTCCGGAGGCCACATACAGGGACACTGATGTAGACCACGGCAGGAGGTACTGCTTTCGCATCAGAGTGGAGACTGAAATGGGCACCAGTGAGCTGATGGAAACAGAGGACATTCAAGCCGGAACAAAAG CATACCCTGCTGCTCCATCAGCACCAAAGGTTGTAAGTGCCTTCAAGAACTGCATCACACTCTCTTGGACTCCTCCATCTGACACTGGAGGAACCAATATTCTGGGATACAACATCGAGAAACGCAAGAAGGGCAGCAACCTGTGGGGGCAAGTCAATCCACCTGATGAGATGATCAAAG GTAAGGAATATGGAGTTAAAGATGTGGTCGAGGGCATGCAATATGAATTCCGTGTGTCAGCAATCAACAACTCTGGAGCGGGTGAATCCAGCACACCATCTGAGTTCGTGTTTGCCAGAGATCCTAAAA AGCCTCCTGGTAAAGTCATAGACTTTAAAGTGACAGATTCCACCTACACAACCCTGTGCCTGGCTTGGACCAAACCCAAGGACATTGAGAAGGTTGAGGATGAAGCCAAAGGATATTTTATTGAGATCAGGCCCGCGGAAAACACAGAATGGGATCGCTGCAATCCAAATGCAATAACCATGAATACCTATACAGTGAAAGGCTTGAAGTCAATGGGCATGTACTGGGTGAGAGCCATTGCTACTAatgatggaggagagggaaaaCCACAGGAGCTGGATAATTACATCCTCGCTACGCCCCCTCCTG TGAGGCCACGATTCACAGATGCCAAAATCAAGAGTTTCATGGTTGTGAGAGCAGGAAATTCTGCACGATTCAACATTAACTTTGAG GCCTCTCCTTGGCCTGAGGTCGTCTGGCTGAAAGATGGCTCGCCACTGCCTAAAAAGGTAACCATCAGCAATGCAGAGGGAACATCCCAGCTTCTGATTCCTTCCGCTGAGCGCGGAGATACTGGAATCTACAATATCATTGTCAAGAACTTTGTTGGCCAAGAATCATACAGCATTGAAATTAGAGTCACTG ATGAGCCGAAGCCACCAGGTCCAGTGGACACTGACGAAAATGTGCCCGGCACAGTGACCGTTTCGTGGACCCCATCTCCAGATGAGAAACGTGACGACAGGCTGCACTACATGGTGACTAAGCGTGATTCAAGTAAAAGAACGTGGATGACCGTTGCAGATCACATCTTCAACAATAAATTCACAGCCTGCAACATAATGCCGGGCCGAGAATACCAGTTCAGAGTCTATGCAAAGAATGACATGGGCTCCTCCAAACCGTCTGAATCACCGAAGTGGCTGATTTCATGCAAAAAAG AAAAGTTCACTGTGACCGTGCCTGCAACAAAGCCCTGTGATCTACAGTGTCCTCCCAAATTCCTTGTCCCATTGAAATTGCACACTGCTCCTAATGGGTATGAATGCTACATGAGCTGTGCCATAAAAGGGGATCCAACACCTCATGTGACATGGCTCCGCAACAATATCAGTCTGAATACCAACACTAACTACTTCATCTCCAACACCTGTGGAGTCTGTTCTCTGCTCATATTGACGGTTGGACCTAAAGACTGCGGGGAGTACAAGATTGTTGTAGAAAACGCTATCGGGAGGGCAGAGTGCTCCACTAAACTGACAGTCAGAG aattcTGA